The proteins below come from a single Chryseobacterium bernardetii genomic window:
- a CDS encoding M13 family metallopeptidase, which translates to MKKLTLSLFLIAGICSQNTVSAQGTAAKVAVNNTDKGLDLSLMDTSVRPQDDFYNYVSGTWMKTAKIPADKPSWGSFNKLREDTDNNSMTILNSLLKDKFAEGSEGKKIQDLYASYMNMQKRNADGIKPIQDNLNKIDAIKNMADLQNYLTSVTKEGENLFYGWGVYADLKDSNMNAVYLGDATLGLGRDYYQKVNEKNTEAIAEYQKYVASMLKELGYKNADDAAKNIVTYEKSIAQTLLTNEQSRDNTLQYNPQTMAELSTLVKGVDLPAYLKKVGVNTDRVIIGELNYYKNFDKLVNAQNLPIIKDYLKFHMLNGSASYLSEKLGDMKFAFFGKYLNGQQEQRALNKRGFELINRNLGEAFGKLYVDKYFPAEAKAQMVELIDYLKKSFVVHINNLSWMSATTKEKALKKLNKFTVKVAYPDKWKDYSKLEIVPEAKGGTLYSNLQRVGEWQYNRELAKIGKPVDKTEWGMTPQTVNAYYNPVYNEIVFPAAILQPPFFNPKADAAVNFGGIGAVIGHEMSHGFDDSGAQFDADGNLVDWWTPEDKANFEKATKALAAQYDKYEPVKGTFVNGTFTNGENIADLGGVNIAYDALQMYLKDKGNPGKISGFTQDQRFFLSWATVWRTLSSEKYMINQVKTDPHSPGYFRSFGPLINVDAFYKAFDVKKGDKLYKAPEDRIKIW; encoded by the coding sequence ATGAAAAAACTAACGCTTTCTTTGTTTCTCATAGCAGGGATCTGCTCTCAAAATACAGTGAGTGCACAAGGTACAGCTGCTAAAGTAGCAGTAAATAACACAGATAAAGGTTTAGACCTTAGCCTAATGGATACATCAGTGCGTCCACAGGATGATTTTTATAATTATGTGAGTGGAACCTGGATGAAAACAGCTAAAATTCCAGCTGATAAACCAAGTTGGGGAAGCTTTAATAAATTGAGGGAGGATACGGATAACAATTCCATGACGATCCTGAATTCTCTTTTAAAAGATAAATTTGCAGAAGGCAGTGAAGGGAAAAAAATCCAGGATCTTTATGCTTCTTACATGAATATGCAGAAGAGAAATGCTGACGGAATTAAACCTATTCAGGATAATCTGAATAAAATTGATGCCATCAAAAATATGGCTGATCTTCAGAACTATTTAACTTCTGTAACAAAAGAAGGTGAAAACCTTTTCTATGGATGGGGAGTATATGCTGATTTAAAGGATTCTAATATGAATGCCGTTTACTTAGGAGATGCAACTCTTGGATTAGGAAGAGACTACTACCAGAAAGTAAATGAAAAAAATACAGAAGCTATTGCTGAATATCAGAAATATGTAGCTTCTATGTTGAAGGAATTAGGATATAAAAATGCTGATGATGCGGCAAAAAATATCGTTACCTATGAAAAAAGTATTGCACAGACGCTTTTAACCAATGAGCAGAGCCGTGATAATACCCTTCAGTATAACCCTCAGACAATGGCTGAGCTTTCAACTTTGGTAAAAGGGGTAGATCTTCCTGCCTACCTTAAAAAAGTTGGGGTAAATACAGACAGAGTGATTATTGGAGAATTGAACTACTATAAAAACTTCGACAAACTGGTAAATGCTCAGAATCTTCCGATCATTAAAGATTATTTAAAATTCCACATGCTTAACGGAAGTGCTTCTTATCTAAGTGAAAAGCTTGGAGACATGAAGTTCGCTTTCTTCGGAAAATACTTAAATGGGCAGCAGGAGCAAAGAGCATTGAACAAGAGAGGATTCGAATTAATTAACAGAAACTTAGGGGAAGCTTTCGGTAAACTATATGTTGATAAATACTTCCCGGCTGAAGCTAAAGCCCAGATGGTAGAATTGATTGACTACTTAAAGAAAAGTTTCGTAGTTCATATCAACAATTTATCATGGATGTCTGCTACTACAAAGGAAAAAGCACTTAAGAAGCTGAATAAGTTCACAGTAAAAGTAGCTTATCCTGATAAATGGAAAGATTACTCAAAATTAGAGATCGTTCCGGAAGCTAAAGGAGGTACATTGTACAGCAACCTGCAGCGTGTTGGTGAATGGCAGTACAACAGAGAATTGGCTAAAATCGGAAAACCGGTAGACAAAACAGAATGGGGAATGACTCCACAAACTGTAAATGCTTACTACAACCCTGTATATAACGAAATCGTATTCCCTGCAGCCATCCTTCAGCCGCCTTTCTTCAATCCTAAGGCTGATGCGGCAGTGAACTTCGGAGGAATTGGGGCAGTTATCGGTCATGAAATGAGCCACGGATTTGATGATTCAGGAGCTCAGTTTGACGCAGACGGTAACTTAGTAGACTGGTGGACTCCGGAAGATAAAGCTAATTTTGAAAAGGCTACAAAAGCTTTAGCAGCTCAATATGATAAATATGAGCCTGTAAAAGGAACATTCGTAAATGGTACCTTCACAAACGGTGAAAACATTGCCGACTTAGGTGGAGTGAATATCGCTTATGATGCCCTTCAAATGTACTTAAAAGATAAAGGGAACCCAGGAAAAATCAGCGGATTCACGCAGGATCAGAGATTCTTCCTAAGCTGGGCAACCGTTTGGAGAACTTTATCAAGTGAAAAATATATGATTAACCAGGTGAAGACAGATCCACACTCTCCGGGTTACTTCAGAAGTTTCGGTCCGCTAATTAACGTTGATGCCTTCTACAAAGCATTCGATGTGAAAAAAGGAGACAAATTATACAAAGCTCCGGAAGACAGAATTAAAATCTGGTAA
- a CDS encoding DUF7832 domain-containing protein — protein MSKYDDASWHYGGDFPEGLPQKNGATHTGMFLNWCIHNNLISDELKEDHEEEIEKLKRREITGAEFIMDSCDGKFSEYDLNDLGNSFAKDYYADDTDFGNRYSSFADDYVNLFDAKAEENDYEYETFYHIEDTYENYDLMKQVIDYRFEEWKEYIKG, from the coding sequence ATGTCTAAATATGATGATGCTTCATGGCATTATGGTGGTGATTTTCCTGAAGGACTCCCTCAAAAAAACGGAGCAACACATACCGGTATGTTCCTGAACTGGTGTATCCATAATAACCTGATATCCGATGAACTGAAAGAAGATCATGAAGAGGAAATTGAAAAACTAAAACGAAGAGAAATTACAGGTGCAGAATTTATCATGGATTCCTGTGACGGAAAGTTCTCTGAATATGACCTGAACGATCTTGGAAACAGCTTTGCAAAGGATTACTATGCAGATGACACTGATTTTGGAAACAGATACAGTTCTTTTGCCGATGACTATGTAAATCTTTTTGATGCCAAAGCTGAAGAAAATGATTACGAATATGAAACCTTCTACCACATTGAAGATACCTACGAAAACTATGATCTGATGAAACAGGTCATTGATTACCGCTTTGAGGAGTGGAAGGAATATATAAAAGGATAA
- a CDS encoding type VI secretion system contractile sheath small subunit, whose translation MAMFNYGVGGNEVKVDANEAIQEIQENKSLIVSQLTTEESYTPEIVTGLKTVEDVFKHFQPSVSVQHETEDGGVVDEEFRFQNLGDFTPKSLTQKSDYLQQLSMEQEQYNKIVRQLKTNKILRNMLENDQTRAAFIEVLKEVAQELEK comes from the coding sequence ATGGCAATGTTTAATTATGGTGTTGGCGGAAACGAAGTAAAAGTAGACGCTAATGAAGCTATTCAGGAAATACAGGAAAATAAATCACTGATAGTAAGCCAGCTTACAACAGAAGAATCTTATACCCCTGAAATTGTAACAGGATTAAAAACAGTAGAAGATGTGTTCAAACACTTCCAGCCTTCTGTGTCGGTACAGCATGAAACAGAAGATGGAGGAGTAGTTGATGAAGAATTCCGTTTTCAGAATCTTGGAGACTTTACTCCTAAAAGCCTTACTCAGAAATCTGACTATCTTCAGCAGCTGAGCATGGAGCAGGAGCAGTACAACAAAATTGTACGTCAGTTGAAAACCAATAAAATTCTTCGTAATATGCTGGAGAACGACCAAACCAGAGCGGCGTTCATTGAAGTATTGAAAGAAGTAGCACAAGAACTTGAAAAATAA
- a CDS encoding polysaccharide deacetylase family protein produces MENSKQIFQTNSKKRWKSVQWSSRFFIFIAVLLFLALGLMMAVDRSPKIPFKEDYKAVITANKPYLQENKISKEYKGFRSFISEKTMHTNLSKIEKARAERLKNQNRSWAQFPGGIRSAFYVAWDPQSLMSLKRNIRHINLVFPEWFFLDPKSGDLKTNVDPEGYKIIKRTGVAAMPILSNNSNQEFRSEGLGKVLNDPQKRTALIQKLTQQCLKYHFKGINIDFEDMNLNSDENLIAFMKELSGTFRQNQLLVTMDIMTDNDDYNVPRLDPYVDYFVLMAYDEYSASSDAGPVSSQKWIEAQTGKIVKQTSPHKIILGLGAYGYDWSSNKDDNTSVTYMQAITKASASKAVIDFNDNTFNLNYSYTDSKSNTHTVFFNDAASIFNTMRFSSEYPLAGTALWRLGSEDSRIWNFYDKDLTFAGLSKLNLKTLENVKGQTMVDYIGDGEVLDVLNTPHDGKIALEIDPKEKIITDENYVTYPSSYEVKKYGSAPQKELVLTFDDGPDETYTPQILDVLSKYHVPAAFFLVGLNAEKNLPLVKRIYREGHEIGNHTFTHENVAKVSPERALLELKLTRLLIECVTGHSTILFRAPYNADSEPTTSEEIIPVALARQQNYLDIGENIDPEDWQPGIKADEIIKRVMDGIKKERGNIILLHDAGGDTREETVKALKILIPTLQKQGYHFTNLTNILHKSRNELMPEVPKTRSYYIMQLNLVLATVIYGVSHFLVALFTIFIVLGLIRLLLMAYWAFKERRKEKKLGEFPLLASYPKVSIIVPAYNEEVNIVSSLNNLLKQTYPNFNIIMVDDGSKDSTYEKAKKAFPNHPKLEIFTKTNGGKATALNFGISQTDAEYVVCIDADTKLQQDAVKYLIARFLNAGSEEKIAAVAGNVKVGNTVNWLTKWQAIEYTTSQNFDRLAYANINAITVIPGAIGAFSRSVVLEVGGYSSDTLAEDCDITVKILKAGYTVANENRAIAVTEAPETVKQFLKQRFRWTYGIMQMFWKQRQTFLNPKYKGLGLWAMPNILLFQYIIPFFSPLADVIMFFGIVSGNGSKIFSYYLIFLLVDASLALVAFIMQREKLINLFYIIPQRFGYRWLMYIVLFKSLRKALKGEMQSWGFLKRTGNVKEIVTS; encoded by the coding sequence GTGGAAAATTCCAAACAGATTTTTCAGACTAACAGCAAAAAACGCTGGAAAAGTGTCCAATGGAGCAGCCGCTTCTTTATTTTTATTGCGGTGCTCCTGTTTTTGGCTTTGGGTCTGATGATGGCCGTGGACAGAAGTCCGAAAATACCTTTTAAAGAAGACTATAAAGCTGTTATTACAGCCAATAAGCCTTATCTTCAGGAAAACAAAATCTCTAAAGAATATAAAGGGTTCAGAAGTTTTATTTCTGAAAAAACAATGCATACCAATCTTTCCAAGATCGAAAAAGCAAGAGCGGAAAGACTTAAAAATCAAAACAGAAGCTGGGCACAGTTTCCGGGTGGAATCCGTTCTGCCTTCTATGTGGCTTGGGATCCACAGTCCCTGATGTCTTTGAAGCGAAACATCAGACACATTAATCTTGTGTTTCCTGAATGGTTTTTCCTTGATCCTAAATCAGGAGATCTGAAAACCAATGTTGACCCTGAAGGCTATAAAATAATCAAAAGAACAGGGGTAGCAGCCATGCCTATTCTGAGTAATAACTCTAACCAGGAATTCCGTTCCGAAGGACTTGGTAAAGTCCTGAATGATCCTCAAAAAAGAACTGCTCTTATCCAAAAACTGACTCAGCAGTGTCTGAAATACCATTTTAAAGGGATCAATATCGACTTTGAAGATATGAACCTGAATTCTGATGAGAACCTGATTGCTTTTATGAAAGAGCTTTCAGGAACATTCAGACAGAACCAGCTGCTGGTAACAATGGATATTATGACGGATAATGATGATTATAATGTCCCAAGATTAGATCCGTATGTGGATTACTTTGTTTTGATGGCTTATGATGAATATTCCGCAAGCAGCGATGCAGGGCCTGTTTCTTCACAAAAATGGATTGAAGCCCAGACTGGAAAAATAGTGAAGCAAACTTCTCCTCATAAAATTATTCTGGGGTTGGGGGCTTACGGATACGACTGGAGCTCCAATAAGGATGATAACACTTCCGTAACATATATGCAGGCCATTACTAAAGCCAGTGCCAGTAAGGCTGTAATTGACTTTAATGACAATACTTTTAACCTGAATTATTCTTATACAGACTCTAAAAGTAACACCCACACCGTATTTTTTAATGATGCTGCTTCCATTTTTAACACCATGCGTTTTTCATCCGAATATCCATTAGCAGGAACAGCACTTTGGAGATTAGGAAGCGAAGACAGCAGGATCTGGAACTTTTATGATAAGGATCTTACCTTCGCAGGACTCTCCAAACTGAATCTGAAAACACTGGAGAATGTAAAAGGACAGACCATGGTAGACTACATCGGAGACGGGGAAGTTCTTGATGTTTTGAATACTCCTCATGACGGAAAAATTGCACTGGAAATAGACCCGAAAGAAAAAATTATAACAGATGAAAATTATGTAACCTATCCAAGTTCCTATGAAGTAAAAAAATATGGAAGTGCCCCTCAAAAGGAACTGGTACTTACATTTGATGACGGACCGGATGAAACCTACACTCCCCAGATATTAGATGTATTGTCCAAATACCATGTTCCTGCAGCGTTCTTTTTAGTTGGCTTAAATGCAGAGAAGAATCTTCCGCTGGTAAAAAGAATCTACCGTGAAGGTCATGAAATAGGAAATCACACCTTTACCCATGAAAATGTAGCGAAAGTAAGCCCGGAAAGAGCTTTGCTTGAACTGAAACTCACAAGACTTCTGATAGAATGTGTAACAGGACACAGCACCATTCTTTTCCGTGCTCCTTATAACGCAGACTCTGAGCCTACCACTTCGGAAGAGATTATTCCGGTGGCACTGGCAAGACAGCAGAATTATCTGGATATCGGTGAAAATATTGATCCTGAAGACTGGCAGCCTGGAATAAAAGCAGATGAAATCATAAAACGTGTAATGGATGGAATCAAAAAGGAAAGAGGAAATATCATATTGCTTCACGATGCCGGTGGCGATACAAGAGAAGAAACCGTAAAAGCGCTGAAGATCTTAATTCCAACTCTTCAGAAACAAGGGTATCATTTTACTAACCTGACCAATATTCTGCATAAAAGCAGAAATGAGCTGATGCCTGAAGTTCCTAAGACCAGATCTTATTATATCATGCAGCTCAATTTAGTACTGGCAACCGTGATCTATGGAGTGAGTCACTTTTTGGTGGCTTTGTTTACCATTTTCATTGTACTGGGGCTGATAAGATTATTGTTGATGGCTTACTGGGCTTTCAAAGAAAGAAGAAAAGAAAAAAAACTGGGTGAATTTCCACTTTTGGCATCTTATCCAAAAGTGTCTATCATTGTACCAGCTTATAATGAGGAAGTGAATATTGTCTCCTCACTGAACAATCTGCTGAAACAAACCTATCCTAATTTTAACATCATCATGGTGGATGACGGAAGTAAAGATTCAACCTATGAAAAGGCTAAAAAAGCATTTCCCAATCATCCTAAACTTGAAATATTCACCAAAACAAATGGTGGTAAAGCTACAGCTTTAAATTTTGGAATTTCACAGACTGATGCTGAATATGTAGTGTGTATAGATGCAGATACCAAACTGCAGCAGGACGCAGTGAAATACCTGATTGCAAGATTCCTGAATGCTGGTTCAGAAGAAAAGATAGCTGCAGTAGCAGGAAATGTAAAAGTAGGAAATACCGTAAACTGGCTCACCAAATGGCAGGCAATAGAATATACAACCAGTCAGAATTTTGACAGACTGGCCTATGCAAACATCAATGCAATTACAGTTATTCCGGGTGCTATTGGTGCATTTAGCAGATCTGTAGTTCTGGAAGTAGGTGGCTATTCATCAGATACTCTTGCTGAAGATTGTGATATTACAGTGAAAATTCTGAAAGCAGGTTATACTGTTGCCAATGAAAACAGAGCTATTGCCGTAACAGAAGCTCCGGAAACCGTAAAACAGTTCCTGAAACAACGTTTCCGCTGGACGTACGGAATCATGCAGATGTTCTGGAAACAGAGACAAACCTTCCTTAACCCCAAATATAAAGGATTGGGGCTTTGGGCCATGCCGAATATTTTATTGTTCCAATACATTATTCCATTCTTCTCTCCATTGGCAGATGTGATTATGTTTTTTGGAATTGTATCAGGGAATGGAAGTAAAATATTCAGCTATTATCTGATCTTTCTTCTGGTAGATGCATCACTGGCTTTGGTAGCATTCATTATGCAACGGGAAAAATTAATAAATCTGTTCTATATTATTCCGCAAAGATTTGGATACAGATGGTTGATGTATATCGTATTGTTTAAAAGTTTAAGAAAAGCATTGAAAGGCGAAATGCAGTCCTGGGGCTTCCTGAAACGAACAGGAAATGTAAAAGAGATCGTAACATCTTAA
- a CDS encoding M13 family metallopeptidase yields MKKLNIGILAFSGIVLLNSCGAAKTAGTETKTEATAKVGTPVKEEMKEEGINLSYMDTAVRPQDDFFSYVNGNWVKTTQIPSDKANWGSFNALRENVDDASLDILNKILTETYPEGSEGQKIQSLYASFMDTAKRNADGLNPIKADLAKIDAIKNLNDLQKYLLEATKLGDNSFYGWRAGADMKNSKMNAVYLGGPDLGLGRDYYQKVNEANTKTLGQYQAYVGKLFGVLGYKNSTQAAQNVVDFEKQLANYLLTLEQNRDANLRYNPKNVSELSGLVKNVDLAKYLKEAGVNTDRVIIGELKYYQNMDQFITQKNLPLLKDYLKYHLINGNASNLDENLEQIRFDFYAKDLQGQKEQRPMNKRGLTLVNGVLGEAFGKLYVEKYFTPEAKQQMETYIDYLLKSFKAHIDNIDWMSPETKVKAQEKLSKFTVKIAYPDKWKDYSQLKVESPKQGGSLYANLQNVSAWQYQRNLDKVGKPVDKTEWGMSPQTVNAYYSGSNNEIVFPAAILQPPFYNPKADAAVNFGGIGAVIGHEISHGFDDSGSRFDGDGNLNNWWTDADRKNFDAKVAQLAAQYSAYEPVKGSFVNGKFTSGENIGDLGGVAVAYDALQMYLKDKGNPGKISGFTQDQRFFMSWATVWRTKATNEYMINQVKTDPHSPGMYRAFGPLVNQDSFIKAFDIKPGDKMYKAPADRIKIW; encoded by the coding sequence ATGAAAAAGCTAAATATTGGGATACTTGCCTTTTCGGGTATAGTATTGCTTAATTCGTGTGGTGCAGCAAAGACTGCAGGGACAGAGACAAAAACAGAGGCTACAGCTAAAGTTGGAACGCCGGTAAAAGAAGAAATGAAAGAGGAGGGGATCAATCTATCATATATGGATACAGCTGTACGCCCGCAGGATGACTTTTTTAGCTATGTGAACGGAAACTGGGTGAAAACTACACAGATTCCGTCAGATAAAGCCAATTGGGGTTCTTTCAATGCTTTGAGAGAAAATGTGGATGACGCTTCATTGGATATTTTGAACAAAATCCTCACTGAAACATATCCTGAAGGTTCTGAAGGACAGAAAATCCAGAGTCTTTATGCATCTTTTATGGATACAGCCAAAAGAAATGCGGATGGACTGAATCCTATCAAGGCAGATCTGGCAAAAATTGATGCTATTAAAAACCTTAATGATCTTCAGAAGTACCTCTTAGAAGCTACAAAACTGGGAGATAATTCTTTTTATGGATGGAGAGCAGGAGCAGATATGAAAAACTCTAAGATGAATGCCGTGTATCTAGGAGGCCCCGATCTTGGATTAGGAAGAGATTATTATCAGAAAGTAAATGAAGCCAATACCAAAACATTAGGGCAATATCAGGCTTATGTAGGAAAATTATTCGGCGTTTTAGGATATAAGAATTCAACTCAGGCAGCACAGAATGTAGTTGATTTTGAAAAACAGCTGGCGAATTACCTACTGACTTTGGAACAGAACAGAGATGCCAATTTAAGATACAACCCTAAAAATGTTTCTGAATTATCCGGTTTAGTGAAAAACGTAGACCTTGCTAAATACCTTAAAGAGGCAGGAGTAAATACAGACAGAGTAATTATAGGAGAACTGAAGTACTACCAGAATATGGATCAGTTCATTACACAGAAAAATCTACCTTTATTAAAAGACTATCTGAAATATCACCTGATTAACGGGAATGCAAGTAACCTGGATGAGAATCTTGAACAGATCAGATTTGATTTCTATGCTAAAGATTTACAGGGGCAAAAAGAACAGCGTCCTATGAACAAAAGAGGTTTAACCCTTGTAAACGGTGTTCTTGGTGAAGCTTTCGGGAAATTATATGTAGAAAAATACTTCACTCCTGAAGCAAAACAACAGATGGAAACCTATATTGATTATCTTTTAAAATCATTTAAAGCCCATATCGATAATATTGATTGGATGTCTCCTGAGACCAAAGTGAAAGCTCAGGAAAAACTATCCAAGTTTACGGTAAAGATTGCGTATCCTGATAAATGGAAAGATTATAGCCAGCTAAAAGTAGAATCTCCAAAACAAGGAGGGTCATTATATGCCAACTTACAAAATGTATCCGCTTGGCAATATCAGAGAAATCTGGATAAAGTAGGGAAACCGGTAGATAAAACAGAATGGGGAATGTCTCCGCAAACAGTGAATGCCTACTATAGTGGATCAAACAACGAAATCGTATTCCCGGCAGCAATCCTTCAGCCTCCTTTCTACAACCCTAAGGCTGATGCTGCAGTTAATTTCGGAGGAATTGGTGCAGTAATCGGTCACGAGATCTCTCACGGTTTTGATGACAGTGGTTCCCGTTTCGATGGTGATGGAAATCTTAACAACTGGTGGACGGATGCTGACCGTAAGAACTTTGATGCAAAAGTGGCTCAGTTAGCCGCTCAGTACAGTGCTTATGAACCCGTAAAAGGAAGCTTTGTGAATGGAAAATTTACAAGTGGAGAAAATATCGGTGATTTAGGAGGGGTAGCGGTTGCTTACGATGCCCTTCAAATGTACCTTAAAGATAAAGGAAATCCAGGAAAGATCAGCGGATTCACGCAGGATCAGAGATTCTTTATGAGCTGGGCTACTGTTTGGAGAACAAAAGCAACCAATGAATATATGATTAACCAGGTAAAAACAGATCCTCACTCTCCGGGTATGTACAGAGCTTTTGGCCCGCTGGTGAATCAGGATTCATTTATCAAAGCATTTGATATCAAACCGGGAGATAAAATGTATAAAGCTCCTGCAGACAGAATAAAAATCTGGTAA
- a CDS encoding lipocalin family protein, producing the protein MKTFHKIILPVSLGALAYMAFHSYSVGIPRGAVAVKNFDIKKYLGRWYEIARFDYKFEKNMDNVTAEYSENPNGSIQVRNKGYDYIKKIWNESIGEAKFVKNTLEARLKVSFFKPIWAGYNVIDIDEDYQYALVAGSSLKYLWILSRTTTIPESIRQRFIEKARKIGYNTDELIWVIHNNDKV; encoded by the coding sequence ATGAAGACTTTTCACAAAATAATCCTTCCCGTGTCATTGGGGGCTTTGGCCTATATGGCTTTTCATTCTTATTCTGTAGGAATTCCGAGGGGAGCTGTAGCAGTAAAGAATTTTGATATTAAAAAATATCTCGGAAGATGGTATGAAATTGCCCGTTTTGATTATAAATTCGAGAAAAATATGGATAACGTTACTGCAGAGTATTCGGAGAATCCTAACGGCAGTATCCAGGTTAGAAATAAAGGGTACGATTATATCAAAAAAATATGGAATGAATCCATTGGGGAAGCTAAATTTGTTAAAAATACTCTTGAAGCAAGGCTGAAAGTCTCTTTTTTTAAACCCATCTGGGCAGGTTATAATGTGATTGATATTGATGAAGACTATCAATATGCCCTGGTTGCCGGAAGCAGTTTAAAATATCTTTGGATCCTATCCCGAACCACAACCATTCCGGAAAGCATCCGGCAGCGTTTCATTGAAAAAGCCAGGAAAATTGGTTATAATACAGATGAGCTCATTTGGGTAATACATAACAATGATAAGGTATAA
- a CDS encoding CinA family nicotinamide mononucleotide deamidase-related protein, with protein MEKAVLITIGDEILSGNTVDTNSNFIASELKNIGIKVVQIFTISDEIEIIKNTLTEAFQLGDLIITTGGLGPTRDDKTKKALAEFFNDEIALDEVTFNHLKGYMERRGRADILERNKEQAFVPTKSIVFQNHFGTAPCMMMELDGKLSYSLPGVPYEVKPLIKDQIIPYLQEKFNLNYIHSRIVSVVGIPESILADTIEDWELALPGNISLSYLPVGTRVKLRITASGNNEEALKKQTEDEIQKLLPLISGNVIAVSEDKIENILAEILTERKLTISTAESCTGGELAKMITSVSGSSKYFLGGMVAYATDKKIRILNVSQETVDQFTVVSEQVAQEMAKGCQELFDTDISLSTTGVAGPGKGEDGKDVGTVFYTIRIKDQEVTSKLYMPHLERVDFMNFVSQKVIQDLVGLLINQ; from the coding sequence ATGGAAAAAGCAGTCCTCATCACTATTGGTGACGAAATCCTTTCCGGAAATACGGTAGATACCAATTCCAATTTTATTGCCTCTGAATTGAAGAACATCGGGATAAAGGTTGTGCAGATCTTTACTATTTCAGACGAAATAGAAATCATTAAGAATACATTAACTGAAGCCTTTCAATTAGGTGATCTAATCATTACAACAGGAGGATTAGGGCCTACAAGGGATGATAAAACCAAAAAAGCGCTTGCGGAATTTTTCAATGACGAAATTGCGTTGGATGAGGTCACTTTTAATCATCTGAAAGGATACATGGAAAGACGTGGGAGAGCAGATATCCTCGAGAGAAATAAAGAGCAGGCTTTTGTGCCAACAAAATCTATTGTTTTTCAAAACCATTTCGGAACTGCCCCCTGCATGATGATGGAGCTGGATGGAAAGCTGAGCTACAGTTTGCCGGGAGTTCCCTATGAAGTAAAGCCATTAATCAAAGATCAGATTATTCCTTATCTACAGGAAAAATTTAACCTTAATTATATTCACTCAAGGATTGTTTCCGTAGTTGGAATTCCGGAGAGTATTCTTGCAGATACCATTGAAGACTGGGAACTTGCCCTTCCTGGCAATATTTCATTGTCTTATCTTCCGGTAGGAACAAGGGTAAAGTTGAGAATAACAGCATCAGGTAATAATGAAGAAGCCTTAAAAAAACAGACTGAGGACGAGATCCAAAAATTACTTCCACTCATCAGTGGCAATGTGATTGCGGTGTCTGAAGATAAAATCGAAAACATCCTGGCAGAAATTCTTACCGAAAGAAAGCTGACCATTTCTACAGCGGAAAGCTGTACAGGAGGAGAATTGGCAAAAATGATAACTTCTGTTTCCGGAAGTTCAAAATATTTTCTCGGGGGAATGGTAGCTTATGCCACAGATAAAAAAATAAGAATTTTGAATGTCTCCCAAGAGACAGTAGATCAGTTTACCGTAGTCAGTGAGCAGGTAGCCCAGGAAATGGCAAAAGGTTGCCAGGAATTATTTGATACCGATATTTCCCTCTCTACCACTGGAGTGGCAGGCCCTGGAAAAGGAGAAGACGGCAAAGATGTGGGGACAGTTTTCTATACCATAAGAATTAAAGATCAGGAAGTAACCTCAAAATTATATATGCCTCATCTGGAAAGAGTCGACTTTATGAACTTCGTTTCCCAGAAGGTAATTCAGGACCTTGTAGGGCTTTTGATAAATCAATAA